The following are encoded together in the Campylobacter devanensis genome:
- a CDS encoding (Fe-S)-binding protein: MSNYNFSAISDACVKCGKCKPNCTIYKISHDEVKSPRGFLDLLGAYNRGEIELDKNLKDVFESCFLCTNCVQDCPVSLPTDTMIENARADIAAKFGISWYKRLFFYLLRNRKIMDIAAKFGYVFQSCGFKIKDDNMSPRFSLPMLKKERLLPTASKKSFLNSHTEFIDNGGDKTIGIFIGCMGNYAYTAIGEGLLKILKELKINAHLMKSQGCCSAPAYFTGDFNTVDYLAKKNIEYFESLLNSGKIEAIIIPEATCSAMIKVDYEHYFHNDLQWKQRAINISKKIYLATEYLAKFTNLAQILKERNRDKKLSKITYHDPCHARKMQGVWKEPRELLKHAYILNDMSDNHSCCGFGGVTMQSEKYHLSRQAGQSRAAQIDAMDAKCVGSECSACKMQLNNALHIYGSDTKCSNPIELIANAL, translated from the coding sequence ATGAGTAACTATAATTTTAGTGCGATTAGCGATGCGTGTGTGAAGTGTGGAAAATGTAAGCCAAATTGCACAATATACAAAATCAGTCACGATGAGGTCAAGAGCCCAAGGGGATTTTTGGATCTTTTAGGGGCTTATAATAGAGGTGAAATCGAGCTTGATAAGAATTTAAAAGATGTTTTTGAGAGCTGTTTTTTATGTACAAATTGCGTCCAAGACTGCCCAGTATCCTTGCCAACTGATACTATGATAGAAAATGCTAGAGCCGATATAGCGGCTAAATTTGGAATTTCGTGGTATAAAAGGCTATTTTTTTATCTACTTAGAAATAGAAAGATTATGGATATCGCTGCGAAATTTGGATATGTGTTTCAAAGCTGTGGATTTAAAATTAAAGATGACAATATGAGCCCAAGATTTAGTCTGCCAATGTTAAAAAAAGAGCGTCTTTTGCCAACTGCTTCTAAAAAAAGCTTTTTAAACTCTCACACTGAATTTATAGATAATGGCGGAGATAAAACTATCGGGATATTTATCGGCTGTATGGGAAATTATGCTTATACCGCTATTGGCGAGGGGTTACTTAAGATATTAAAAGAGCTTAAAATCAACGCTCATTTGATGAAATCTCAAGGCTGCTGCTCGGCTCCAGCGTATTTTACTGGGGATTTTAATACCGTAGATTATCTAGCTAAAAAGAATATTGAGTATTTTGAATCCTTATTAAATAGCGGTAAAATCGAAGCTATTATAATACCAGAAGCGACTTGTTCGGCGATGATAAAGGTAGATTATGAGCACTATTTTCACAATGATTTGCAGTGGAAACAAAGAGCTATAAATATCAGCAAAAAAATATATTTAGCTACTGAATATTTGGCTAAATTTACAAATCTAGCTCAAATTTTAAAAGAGCGAAATAGAGATAAAAAACTATCTAAAATCACATATCATGACCCTTGCCACGCTAGAAAGATGCAAGGAGTTTGGAAAGAGCCAAGAGAGCTTTTAAAACACGCTTATATCTTAAATGATATGAGCGATAATCATAGTTGTTGTGGATTTGGTGGGGTAACAATGCAAAGTGAAAAATACCACCTAAGCCGCCAAGCCGGTCAAAGCAGAGCCGCACAGATAGACGCCATGGACGCTAAATGCGTAGGAAGTGAGTGTAGCGCTTGTAAAATGCAGCTAAACAACGCCTTACATATCTATGGTAGCGATACTAAATGCTCCAATCCAATTGAGCTGATCGCTAATGCTTTGTAG
- a CDS encoding pyrroline-5-carboxylate reductase dimerization domain-containing protein, translating into MKITIIGAGNMGLAMANGLKLSGFEVSFAGRLSDRLEALKGEFEVEIIDQNYDISDKNIILAIKPNALEWFVNLAKGRANLIISVLALTSLEQIQAINAINHAICLPNIAAKYQKSINPYIAIGDTNLVEKILNGFGKAVKFDSKSTFDAASIISGCAPAYLALVAEAINTAAVRSGLRLDEAQAMTSGLFDSFAGLIKDTHPTLIKDSICSPAGTTIEGVCELEKAGVRTAFIEAIRASLMKQRG; encoded by the coding sequence ATGAAAATTACTATAATTGGCGCTGGAAATATGGGATTAGCTATGGCTAATGGGCTGAAATTATCTGGTTTTGAAGTGAGCTTTGCGGGGCGATTGAGTGATAGATTAGAGGCTTTAAAAGGTGAATTTGAAGTAGAGATAATAGATCAAAACTACGATATAAGTGATAAAAACATTATATTAGCTATCAAGCCAAATGCCCTTGAGTGGTTTGTAAATCTCGCAAAAGGTAGAGCAAATTTGATAATTAGCGTGCTAGCTCTCACAAGCTTAGAGCAAATTCAAGCTATAAACGCCATAAATCACGCTATTTGTTTGCCAAATATCGCCGCAAAATACCAAAAAAGCATAAATCCATATATAGCAATTGGTGATACCAATCTAGTAGAAAAGATCCTAAATGGCTTTGGAAAAGCGGTTAAATTTGATTCTAAATCCACTTTTGATGCTGCTAGCATAATCAGCGGATGCGCTCCAGCATATCTAGCATTAGTAGCTGAAGCTATCAATACTGCTGCTGTAAGATCTGGTCTTAGATTGGACGAGGCTCAAGCTATGACAAGTGGGCTATTTGATAGCTTTGCTGGGTTGATTAAAGATACTCATCCAACACTAATAAAAGATAGTATTTGCTCTCCTGCTGGAACGACTATCGAGGGTGTATGCGAGCTAGAAAAAGCCGGTGTTAGAACTGCCTTTATAGAGGCTATTAGAGCAAGTTTGATGAAACAAAGAGGATAA
- a CDS encoding DUF5718 family protein → MSEILGFGIAGNFALHLEQAGEADDFALVKTDDEYAPKGIFPFYIKGSDSFLGRNCIDNGYLYLPNDKNLNIQMEPEIALRCELEYENNKVKSIKPLKFAAFNDASVRNDKTATKISQKKNFSNGSKGIGNEIDIDKFSLGGICDNYSLISFLQSQNELIRYGECAKLSGYSYFYEKLLEWIKDRLNTQENYAVLENLSDILKNANYPNEMIITIGATRYEEAGKNRYLKPGDICYVVAFDHTKFDLSSITNAIKNGSKLPSSVSILRQEVR, encoded by the coding sequence ATGAGTGAGATTTTAGGATTTGGGATAGCTGGAAATTTTGCCTTACATCTTGAACAAGCCGGCGAAGCTGATGATTTCGCCTTGGTTAAAACCGATGATGAATACGCCCCAAAAGGGATATTTCCATTTTATATCAAAGGTAGTGATAGTTTTTTGGGTAGGAATTGTATAGATAATGGCTATTTATATCTACCTAATGATAAAAATTTAAATATCCAAATGGAGCCTGAGATCGCCCTAAGATGCGAATTAGAATATGAAAATAATAAGGTTAAAAGCATTAAGCCACTTAAATTTGCTGCTTTTAATGACGCTTCAGTTAGAAATGACAAAACCGCTACAAAAATATCACAAAAGAAAAACTTCAGCAACGGCTCAAAAGGAATCGGAAATGAAATTGATATAGACAAATTTAGCCTTGGTGGGATCTGTGATAATTATAGCTTAATATCATTTTTACAAAGCCAAAATGAGCTAATTAGATATGGCGAGTGCGCTAAATTGAGCGGATACTCATATTTTTATGAAAAGTTATTAGAGTGGATCAAAGATAGATTAAACACACAAGAAAATTATGCTGTATTAGAGAATTTATCAGATATCTTAAAAAATGCAAACTACCCAAATGAGATGATAATCACAATCGGCGCTACAAGATATGAAGAGGCGGGCAAAAATAGATATCTAAAACCTGGAGATATCTGCTATGTGGTCGCCTTTGATCATACTAAATTTGATCTATCAAGCATAACAAACGCTATCAAAAATGGCTCTAAATTACCAAGTAGCGTATCTATTTTAAGACAGGAAGTAAGATGA
- the hemN gene encoding oxygen-independent coproporphyrinogen III oxidase — MVDFEAFVKYSKPGPRYTSYPTALEFSDEFSYDEYIKRLKECDKPLSLYFHLPFCRSACYFCGCNVIYTSKSDKMSRYLDYLERELEILASIVDTNRAVIQMHFGGGTPTFYSASELDRIIKAIKKHFKNFTNDAEISCEIDPRFINEDQLEVLRKHGFNRVSFGVQDFDEKVQKEIHRIQPFSITQNAVNLARKYGMLSVNTDLIYGLPYQSLESFKRTLELGVSLNPDRFAIFNYAHVPWIKKSMRKFDEATLPSPKTKLEILKYTMEFLTSNGYKMIGMDHYAKPSDELFGALKNGTLHRNFQGYTTKGGAQLIGIGLTSIGEGDDYYAQNYKDMSGYEAAIDAGKLPNFKGIMLNEEDKLRKFVIMELMANFALDIGSVESKFGIDFFNHFKDELDELGELKQFMSIDSQKIEINQTGMLLIRNIAMCFDEYMAKFKGVNNSFSKTV; from the coding sequence ATGGTAGATTTTGAAGCATTTGTGAAGTATTCTAAGCCAGGGCCAAGATATACTAGCTATCCTACGGCTTTGGAATTTAGCGATGAGTTTAGCTATGATGAGTATATCAAGAGATTAAAAGAGTGTGATAAGCCACTTTCGCTATACTTTCATCTACCATTTTGTCGCTCGGCGTGCTATTTTTGTGGTTGTAATGTGATATATACTAGCAAAAGCGATAAGATGAGTCGCTACTTGGATTATTTGGAGCGTGAGCTTGAAATTTTAGCTAGTATAGTAGATACCAATAGAGCAGTGATACAGATGCACTTTGGTGGTGGGACGCCTACATTTTATAGCGCTAGTGAGCTTGATAGGATTATAAAAGCTATTAAAAAACATTTTAAAAATTTCACAAATGATGCTGAAATAAGCTGTGAAATAGACCCAAGATTTATCAATGAAGATCAGCTAGAAGTCCTTAGAAAGCATGGGTTTAATAGAGTTAGCTTTGGGGTACAAGATTTTGACGAAAAGGTTCAAAAAGAGATCCATAGAATTCAGCCATTTAGCATAACTCAAAATGCTGTAAATTTGGCTAGAAAATATGGAATGTTAAGTGTAAATACCGATCTTATATATGGTTTGCCTTATCAGAGTTTAGAGAGTTTTAAACGCACTTTAGAGCTAGGAGTTAGTCTAAATCCTGATAGATTTGCTATCTTTAACTACGCTCATGTCCCATGGATCAAAAAAAGTATGAGAAAATTCGACGAAGCCACGCTACCAAGCCCAAAAACTAAGCTTGAAATTTTAAAATACACTATGGAATTTCTCACATCCAATGGATACAAAATGATAGGTATGGATCACTACGCTAAGCCTAGTGATGAGCTATTTGGTGCTTTAAAAAATGGCACACTTCATAGGAATTTTCAAGGATACACTACAAAAGGCGGAGCGCAACTCATTGGTATAGGGCTAACTAGTATCGGCGAGGGCGATGACTATTACGCTCAAAACTACAAAGATATGAGCGGCTATGAAGCTGCTATTGATGCTGGTAAATTGCCAAATTTCAAAGGCATAATGCTAAATGAAGAAGATAAGCTTAGAAAATTTGTGATTATGGAGCTGATGGCGAATTTCGCTCTTGATATTGGGTCTGTGGAGAGTAAATTTGGGATTGATTTCTTTAACCATTTTAAAGATGAATTAGATGAGCTAGGCGAGTTAAAGCAATTTATGAGTATCGATAGCCAAAAAATTGAGATAAACCAAACCGGAATGCTATTAATCCGTAATATCGCTATGTGCTTTGATGAGTATATGGCTAAATTTAAAGGCGTTAATAATAGCTTTTCAAAGACAGTTTAA
- a CDS encoding DUF2603 domain-containing protein: protein MNNHLENISQTLGISKRRRTTFELEDLDNNEMKLSYKGKANLNTPWFGMYGDKPCALVPAELFEAVINALKNAQKENFELKLERSILQNLPIDFGDVWTVAIEEIKKANYKKEPNLDRVIAKIKKEHPNLFLDMRSLVNKE from the coding sequence ATGAATAATCATTTAGAAAATATTAGTCAAACTCTAGGCATTAGCAAAAGGCGTCGCACAACCTTTGAGCTAGAAGATCTGGATAATAACGAAATGAAGCTTAGCTACAAAGGCAAAGCGAATTTAAATACTCCATGGTTTGGTATGTATGGCGATAAGCCTTGCGCCCTAGTGCCTGCTGAACTATTTGAAGCGGTGATAAACGCACTAAAAAACGCACAAAAAGAGAATTTCGAGCTAAAGCTTGAGAGATCTATTTTACAAAATTTGCCAATTGATTTTGGTGATGTTTGGACTGTGGCGATAGAAGAGATTAAAAAAGCAAACTACAAAAAAGAGCCGAATTTAGATAGAGTTATAGCTAAAATCAAAAAAGAGCACCCAAATTTATTTTTGGATATGCGCTCACTTGTTAATAAGGAGTGA
- the argF gene encoding ornithine carbamoyltransferase — MRHFLTLNDISKDEILDILNIAKDIKKETLNKEYKPYLKDQFLAMIFEKSSTRTRVSFEVGIQQLGGKALFLSSRDIQLGRGEPIKDTARVLGGMVDMIMARVYKQSDLVELAKFSGVPVINGLSDDFHPVQLMADLLTLDELGLDIQNMKVAYIGDGNNMTNSWLMAASKLGFELRIATPKGYEVPQWVKSIALENAKSSGAIIQISNDPKEAISGVDVVTTDTWVSMGQEDEKAKKIADFAGFCVDKSMMSLAKDGAVFLHCLPAYRGYEVSEEVFEAHADEIFREAHNRLHAQKGVMVWCDRIRYE; from the coding sequence ATGAGACACTTTTTGACTCTAAATGATATAAGCAAGGATGAGATTTTAGATATCTTAAACATTGCCAAAGATATCAAAAAAGAGACCTTAAATAAAGAGTATAAACCATATTTAAAAGATCAATTTTTAGCTATGATTTTTGAAAAAAGCTCGACAAGGACTAGGGTGAGCTTTGAAGTTGGGATACAACAACTCGGCGGAAAAGCGCTGTTTTTAAGTAGTCGTGATATACAACTTGGCCGTGGTGAGCCTATCAAAGATACCGCTAGAGTGCTTGGAGGAATGGTAGATATGATTATGGCTAGGGTTTATAAACAAAGCGATTTGGTTGAGCTTGCTAAATTTAGCGGTGTGCCCGTGATAAATGGACTTAGCGATGATTTTCATCCTGTTCAATTGATGGCTGATTTGCTAACCTTAGATGAGCTTGGTCTAGATATCCAAAATATGAAAGTCGCATATATAGGTGATGGCAATAACATGACAAATTCATGGCTTATGGCTGCTTCTAAGCTTGGTTTTGAGCTTAGAATCGCTACACCAAAAGGCTATGAAGTCCCACAATGGGTAAAAAGCATAGCCTTAGAAAATGCCAAATCAAGTGGCGCTATAATCCAAATAAGCAATGACCCAAAAGAGGCTATAAGTGGCGTAGATGTCGTTACTACTGATACTTGGGTCTCTATGGGTCAAGAGGATGAAAAAGCGAAAAAAATCGCCGATTTCGCTGGATTTTGCGTAGATAAAAGTATGATGAGCCTAGCCAAAGATGGGGCTGTGTTTTTACACTGCTTGCCTGCTTATAGAGGATATGAGGTCAGCGAAGAAGTATTTGAGGCTCACGCTGATGAGATATTTAGAGAAGCTCACAATAGACTTCACGCACAAAAAGGCGTAATGGTCTGGTGCGATAGGATTAGATATGAATAA
- the hemB gene encoding porphobilinogen synthase, translating to MFKRYRRLRLNEPLRDMLTENRLSISDFIYPLFVVEGKGIKNEISSMPGVFQMSLDEILKECDEIINLGIKSIILFGIPSLKDSIGSDALDENGIIARSVRAIKEKFKDLIVITDLCFCEYTDHGHCGILDHKCGSVDNDATLEISAKQALIHAKAGADMIAPSGMMDGIIYTLRKALDENGYMNLPIMSYSTKFASAYYGPFRDLAQSTPSFGDRKSYQMNPANRLEAINESLEDEAQGADILMVKPALAYLDIIRDIKERTNLPLCVYNVSGEYALLKAGAKAGVIDYDRVMMETMIAFKRAGADLIISYHAKEVAKILNSNKG from the coding sequence ATGTTTAAAAGATATAGAAGATTAAGATTAAATGAGCCTTTGCGTGATATGCTAACAGAAAATAGATTATCTATTAGTGATTTTATATATCCGCTTTTTGTAGTTGAGGGCAAGGGGATTAAAAATGAGATAAGCTCGATGCCTGGCGTATTTCAGATGAGTTTAGATGAGATTTTAAAAGAGTGCGATGAGATCATAAATTTAGGGATAAAATCTATAATTTTATTTGGAATTCCAAGCTTAAAAGATAGCATAGGTAGCGATGCTTTGGATGAAAATGGGATAATTGCTAGATCCGTTAGGGCTATTAAAGAGAAATTCAAAGATCTTATAGTTATTACTGATTTGTGCTTTTGCGAATACACAGATCACGGACATTGCGGGATTTTGGATCATAAATGCGGCAGCGTAGATAATGACGCTACCCTTGAAATATCGGCCAAACAAGCTCTCATCCACGCCAAAGCTGGCGCTGATATGATAGCACCTAGTGGAATGATGGATGGGATAATTTATACTTTGCGTAAGGCATTAGATGAAAATGGATATATGAATTTACCTATTATGTCCTATTCTACCAAATTCGCTTCAGCATATTATGGGCCGTTTCGTGATTTAGCGCAAAGCACCCCAAGCTTTGGTGATAGGAAAAGCTATCAAATGAATCCCGCTAATAGACTTGAAGCTATTAATGAGAGCTTAGAAGATGAGGCTCAAGGCGCTGATATTTTGATGGTTAAACCGGCTTTGGCGTATTTAGATATCATAAGAGATATAAAAGAGCGAACGAATTTACCACTTTGTGTATATAATGTGAGTGGAGAATACGCACTTTTAAAAGCTGGTGCTAAGGCGGGTGTTATAGACTATGATCGTGTGATGATGGAGACTATGATAGCATTCAAAAGAGCTGGAGCAGATCTAATCATCAGCTATCACGCCAAAGAAGTTGCTAAGATATTAAATTCAAACAAGGGATAG
- the ribA gene encoding GTP cyclohydrolase II, which translates to MNIEISKIANLPTKFGNFKIKAYKENHKEHMAIFSQNLGEIINLRIHSECLTGDTLGSKKCDCGEQLEAALKYIADNGGMVIYLRQEGRNIGLLNKVNAYALQDTGLDTIEANHQLGFKADERTYEMVDFILNDFGIKGVNLLTNNPLKLTSIKTKIISRIPIQIAPNKYNKDYLNIKKEQMGHML; encoded by the coding sequence GTGAATATAGAGATATCTAAAATAGCAAATTTACCAACTAAATTTGGCAATTTCAAAATCAAAGCATATAAAGAAAATCACAAAGAACATATGGCAATATTTAGCCAAAATTTAGGCGAGATAATAAACCTTAGAATTCACTCCGAGTGCCTAACGGGTGATACTTTAGGGAGTAAAAAGTGCGATTGTGGCGAGCAGCTAGAAGCGGCTTTGAAATATATCGCAGATAATGGCGGGATGGTTATTTACTTGCGTCAAGAAGGTAGAAATATCGGATTATTAAACAAAGTCAATGCCTACGCCTTACAAGACACCGGCCTTGATACTATAGAGGCAAATCATCAGCTAGGATTTAAGGCTGATGAGAGGACATATGAGATGGTTGATTTTATCTTAAATGATTTTGGGATTAAGGGGGTGAATTTACTAACAAATAATCCGTTAAAGCTCACAAGCATAAAAACCAAAATCATAAGCCGAATTCCAATCCAAATAGCGCCAAATAAGTATAATAAAGATTATCTAAATATCAAAAAAGAGCAGATGGGACATATGCTATGA
- the rsmG gene encoding 16S rRNA (guanine(527)-N(7))-methyltransferase RsmG, translating into MSDEFWQTVAKFDEILKKFNKIHNLTNYKDIKPVALDSIEPIKFLGFEPNVCVDVGSGAGFPAIFLAMILRECEFHLYEPIAKKSSFLSYASGHLKLQNITIHSQKLENSKRIKADLITSRALMKTADLIEICQGFYDENTTFLLYKGSNAKFEIEELKCDKQIYCQNERNYVVLKGLK; encoded by the coding sequence ATGAGTGATGAATTTTGGCAAACCGTAGCCAAATTTGATGAAATTTTAAAGAAGTTTAATAAAATTCACAATCTAACAAATTATAAAGATATCAAGCCAGTAGCCCTTGATAGCATAGAACCGATTAAATTTCTAGGCTTTGAGCCTAATGTTTGTGTGGATGTAGGCAGTGGGGCAGGATTTCCAGCGATATTTTTGGCTATGATTTTAAGAGAGTGCGAGTTTCATCTATATGAGCCAATTGCGAAAAAATCAAGCTTTTTATCCTATGCGAGTGGGCATTTGAAACTTCAAAATATCACTATACATAGCCAAAAATTAGAAAATTCCAAAAGGATTAAAGCTGATTTAATCACATCTAGGGCATTAATGAAAACGGCTGATTTGATCGAAATTTGCCAAGGATTTTATGATGAGAATACGACATTTTTACTATACAAAGGCTCAAATGCGAAATTTGAGATTGAAGAGTTAAAATGTGATAAGCAAATTTATTGCCAAAATGAGCGAAATTATGTAGTATTAAAGGGGTTAAAATGA
- the htpX gene encoding zinc metalloprotease HtpX, which produces MEIFKTVFFMVALMLLFVFIGGMIGGVGGMMIAFCIAVAMNFFSYFYSDKLILKRYNAQELNSSHPLYHMTKKLCFKAGLELPKLYIISDSVPNAFATGRNPANAAVALTTGLLDTLNDDEIAAVIAHELGHIRHYDILTGSIAAIFAGAIAILANFAQFGAMLGSNQNRQNPILMIALAIIMPLAATIIQMSISRSREFEADRFSASITSANDLANALLKLESSNQRGVVKNANEQTAHMFIISPFSGGIASGISNLFRTHPTTKQRVERLRELSYQNPAKRYFNS; this is translated from the coding sequence ATGGAGATTTTTAAGACTGTATTTTTTATGGTAGCTCTTATGTTACTTTTTGTCTTTATCGGTGGTATGATAGGCGGAGTTGGCGGGATGATGATAGCATTTTGTATCGCTGTAGCTATGAATTTTTTCAGCTATTTTTATAGTGATAAGCTGATTTTAAAGCGATATAACGCCCAAGAGCTTAATAGCTCACATCCATTATATCATATGACTAAAAAGCTCTGTTTTAAAGCTGGATTAGAACTACCAAAGCTATATATAATTAGCGACTCTGTCCCTAATGCATTTGCTACTGGTAGAAATCCAGCCAATGCCGCTGTGGCTCTAACTACTGGATTGCTCGATACACTAAATGATGATGAGATAGCAGCAGTTATCGCTCACGAGCTAGGCCACATAAGGCACTATGATATCTTAACAGGCTCTATCGCAGCTATCTTTGCTGGGGCGATTGCTATTTTGGCGAATTTCGCTCAATTTGGTGCTATGCTAGGAAGCAATCAAAATCGCCAAAACCCCATTTTGATGATTGCTCTAGCTATCATAATGCCACTAGCTGCTACCATAATCCAGATGAGTATATCACGCTCAAGAGAGTTTGAAGCAGATAGATTTTCAGCTTCGATAACTAGCGCTAATGACCTAGCAAACGCTCTATTGAAATTAGAGAGTAGCAATCAGCGTGGCGTAGTGAAAAATGCCAATGAACAAACCGCTCATATGTTTATTATAAGTCCATTTAGTGGCGGTATCGCAAGTGGGATATCTAATCTCTTTCGCACTCATCCCACAACCAAGCAAAGAGTGGAGAGACTAAGAGAGTTAAGCTATCAAAACCCAGCTAAAAGGTATTTTAATAGCTGA
- a CDS encoding anaerobic C4-dicarboxylate transporter produces the protein MEFLTQLSDGKQFAIQLLVVLICLFYGARKGGIALGLLGGVGMFVLTFGFDVAPGKPAIDVIFTILCVVVASATLLASGGLDVMLQIAERILRRNPKFLTILAPFVTAFLTILCGTGHVVYTMMPIIYDIAIKNGIRPERPMAAASVSSQMGIIASPVSVAVVSLTAMLLAPGVKHLEGFDGYLNLLAITVPSTLIGVLAVGIYSWFRGKDLDKDEEFQTKIHNDPEFKKYVYGDSKTLLDVKLPTIEWVAMWIFLGAIAIVAILGAFPELRPAFDNGKGVMKPMSMVSVIQIFMLITGAILIIVTKVKAGEIAQNAIFRSGMIAIVAVFGISWMANTMFSVHTPMLKESLGGIVQLYPWTYAIMLLLISKFVNSQAAALAAFVPLALGIGVDPAIIVAFAPACYGYYILPTYPSDLATIQFDRSGTTKIGKYVINHSFIIPGLLGVFVSCVFGYIFTTFAGYL, from the coding sequence ATGGAGTTTTTAACACAATTAAGCGATGGCAAACAATTTGCTATTCAGCTTTTGGTTGTTTTGATTTGTCTATTTTATGGTGCTAGAAAGGGCGGTATAGCTCTTGGCTTGCTTGGCGGTGTTGGTATGTTCGTGCTTACATTTGGTTTTGATGTGGCTCCTGGCAAACCGGCTATTGATGTTATTTTTACTATTTTATGCGTGGTTGTAGCTAGTGCGACCTTGCTTGCTAGTGGCGGTCTTGATGTAATGCTTCAAATTGCTGAAAGAATCCTAAGGAGAAATCCTAAATTCTTAACAATCCTAGCCCCATTTGTAACTGCGTTTTTGACAATTCTATGCGGGACTGGACATGTGGTTTATACAATGATGCCAATTATCTATGATATCGCTATCAAAAATGGAATTCGCCCAGAGCGACCTATGGCCGCAGCATCAGTTAGCTCGCAAATGGGTATCATCGCAAGTCCTGTGAGCGTGGCGGTGGTATCTTTGACTGCTATGTTATTAGCTCCTGGTGTTAAGCATTTAGAGGGCTTTGATGGATATTTGAATTTACTTGCGATCACCGTGCCATCAACCTTGATAGGTGTTTTAGCCGTTGGGATTTATAGCTGGTTTAGAGGTAAAGATCTAGATAAAGATGAAGAGTTCCAAACTAAAATTCACAATGACCCTGAATTTAAAAAATATGTCTATGGCGACTCTAAAACACTTTTAGATGTCAAACTCCCTACGATAGAGTGGGTTGCTATGTGGATATTCTTAGGTGCGATCGCTATTGTGGCTATCCTTGGTGCCTTCCCTGAGCTTCGCCCTGCATTTGATAATGGCAAAGGTGTGATGAAACCGATGAGTATGGTATCTGTAATTCAAATATTTATGCTAATTACTGGCGCAATCCTTATAATAGTAACTAAGGTAAAAGCAGGCGAAATCGCTCAAAACGCAATCTTTAGATCTGGTATGATAGCTATTGTAGCGGTATTTGGTATATCTTGGATGGCTAATACAATGTTTAGCGTTCATACTCCGATGCTTAAAGAATCATTAGGTGGTATAGTTCAGCTATATCCATGGACCTATGCTATTATGCTACTTTTGATATCTAAATTTGTAAATTCACAAGCTGCGGCTTTGGCGGCGTTTGTGCCATTAGCTTTGGGTATCGGGGTTGATCCTGCTATTATCGTGGCGTTTGCTCCGGCTTGTTATGGATATTATATCCTTCCTACATATCCAAGCGACCTTGCTACGATACAATTTGACCGCTCAGGCACAACAAAAATAGGCAAATATGTAATCAACCATAGCTTCATTATTCCAGGCTTGCTTGGGGTATTTGTATCTTGTGTATTTGGTTATATCTTTACTACTTTTGCAGGATATCTATAA